A region of Cherax quadricarinatus isolate ZL_2023a chromosome 12, ASM3850222v1, whole genome shotgun sequence DNA encodes the following proteins:
- the LOC128686680 gene encoding uncharacterized protein: protein MADHVSESPGWVGGHAMAPITLVSPQDKAATTWRLPRDLRLLPRPSFSVPRSATVTCRSVNGASRRRRPAVAAAWGTLDPMGQITTSVEGGKVAPEPPLVTVHVNNDSCAASGSEAFFNLTQHGGRRGTAISRSSSCVSALSHGSYKVYSLNPPILTAAHGVVGRGASITHGGRRLGRSYSVAPGDGCVSGAGNGSRVAGRRPQKLRQHFSFCGDHHVYHQHQHLTFQHHPAKYRKTYGILEYTEKGFSGANGCVLPRMSTTAPVLAQPRPPLPAVAPDKWHQTSPDGTDCRCQPCSLGVLVTAAYKAVLKAASNCMFRRYKGEFDLMSANGEYLNSA, encoded by the coding sequence ATGGCGGACCACGTTAGTGAGAGTCCAGGATGGGTGGGCGGTCACGCCATGGCTCCCATCACCCTCGTGTCGCCCCAAGACAAAGCCGCCACCACCTGGCGCCTTCCTCGAGACCTGCGATTATTACCGCGACCTTCCTTCAGTGTCCCCCGCAGCGCCACTGTCACCTGTCGCAGCGTGAATGGTGCGTCGCGCCGCAGGAGGCCAGCGGTGGCTGCGGCCTGGGGCACGCTGGACCCAATGGGTCAAATCACTActagtgttgagggtggcaaggtgGCACCAGAgccacctctggtcactgtgcATGTTAATAACGACAGTTGTGCAGCCTCTGGTTCAGAGGCCTTCTTTAACCTCACCCAACATGGCGGCCGCCGGGGCACCGCTATCTCACGCTCGTCTTCCTGTGTGTCAGCCCTCAGTCATGGATCTTATAAGGTATATTCATTAAATCCGCCCATACTAACAGCAGCCCATGGTGTAGTGGGTAGAGGAGCAAGTATAACCCACGGTGGGAGGCGGCTGGGACGGAGTTACAGTGTAGCTCCGGGGGACGGGTGTGTCTCCGGGGCAGGCAACGGGTCACGGGTGGCTGGCCGCCGACCCCAGAAACTACGACAGCACTTCTCGTTCTGTGGTGACCATCACGTgtatcatcagcaccagcacctcaCCTTCCAGCACCACCCAGCTAAGTACAGGAAAACATACGGTATACTGGAGTACACAGAGAAAGGCTTCAGTGGTGCCAACGGATGTGTCCTGCCTCGAATGTCAACGACGGCACCTGTGTTGGCACAGCCAAGGCCACCCCTGCCAGCCGTAGCACCTGACAAGTGGCACCAGACTAGCCCTGACGGCACTGATTGCAGGTGCCAGCCGTGCAGTCTAGGGGTATTGGTGACCGCGGCTTACAAGGCTGTACTCAAGGCCGCCTCAAACT